The nucleotide sequence TTTCAGACAAACTTCAGAGGATTTAATAATTGAAGacctgaaggaaaatgaaataaatacaaagtgGGTTTGCCAAAGGTCAGCCATGGCACATTACTTCAGTGCTTCTCTTCGACCAAGATAAATGTGGGCAGATGCATGTGGACCAGCTAAACTGTGAAGCtctgtaaaatatttaacatagtGCCACAGGAAAAACATTCaataagctgtaaaaaaaaaaaaaaaaaaaatctcatacaaGACATTTAAGTGGATAAGGAGTGGCTAAATTCATATAACATCTTTTAGTGAAAGCTCCCTACCTGCATGAAGGTTAAAAAAGGAATTGCTCCAGAGCTGTCTTAGAAGCAGTCTTACTACTGTTTTGAGTGGTGACATTTGGCACAAAATGAAGCAGTGAGTTAAAGAAATTTTCCAGAGGACACAAAGCTTGTGATCAGCACAGGGGACTGAatttcaaagacaaaagaaacagatGACCTGAAGGACTGAAATAGAGAAAGTGGCACAAAAGGCAGGTCATGAACTTAGGATCTAATTAAAATTTCTATTGTAAGCTGGATTTTATCAGTTGGAAAAAATAACAGGAGAACTAGGTGGGTGCATTAATCGATTAGAGAGTGTTTATGAGCATGGTACATTTCTGGAAAATATAAATGTGATTCTAGATTCAGATGGTTATATCCAAACAAAATAAGGAAGCATATAAGGTATTAGTACTCAGCTGGAATATGACATACAGTTCTCATTGCCTGCGTTCAGTGAGACTGCAGAGAAAGGCCATAAAACTTATCTAGAGAATGAGTATGAGAAGAGTCCAAAGTCCTTGACTGATTTATCTTCAAAacaaggaaggagaggggaggtgaTTTCTGCCGTACATACCATGGAGCCAAGGCAAGGGTAGCTTGTCTCTTGAATAAATTCAGGTTGCAAATTAGAAGAAAACTTACAGTACTTTGCACAGAAGAGTTCTGGAGCAACTTTTTACTGGAAATACCTGGAGTAAGAAACATAACTCATTTCAAGATGGAACTTGCCAAATTGTCAGAGTTACACAGTCAGGTTGCCAATAATAGATGAGAGCAGGAGGTCCCTCTCAGTATTCTCTTCCTTTGTCAGAGTAAGTAGCACCTTACTtccctgtgtttttctgtttacCCAGTGGTACTAGTGCAGGGAGGAAGAATCTGTCCAAGAAGTGGAAGTGCTAAATTCTGTAACAAATTATATATGCTATGATTCCAGCTCGCAGCTGGCTGAGTTCAGATTCCTGCGCTATTCAGAGTATTAACAGCTTAGCTGGAATCCTGTCATGTAGCCTACCAGGTGCTCTTACAGACCAACACTTCAAAAGGggtgaaaaagaaatctgtttatcTGTCAGTCACTCAGTAGCACAGTCCTGAGACAAGCTGTGTTATTCAACATGTTCTGTTCAGATCTATCCATCTTCTTGGAGGGGAGGGTACTGAATTCCTGCAAGTGATATGGAAGTTATGTTCCAGTGATCTGCACTTGTCAAAGAATAACTGTTTCTCCAGAGCCAAGTTATGACATCAGTGGCACCTGCCATAAATTATAGCACAGATCAAATGTGGCATTCAGAGTTTGTGCCCTGTAACTGTCTGGTCATTCTGCTTGGTGTGTTGCAGACTTCACAAAATGAgactgtgggtttgggttttttccccccctgccaTTAAACTAATTCATAACAGCAGATGTCATCACTCCCAAATAAAAATGAGTGACAGATGAAAAGATTTAATCAGTTATTCCTGGCAGTTGGAGTCCTCTTGAAAAGGGGAACCCAGAGGTAAAACTGACACAATTCAGTAATCACTCAAGAAATCCATACTTTGACAGAAGAGGAAGCTACTATACAATCAAAGTAAGCACTTATATTCTTGTGTTTTGGccaaaataagattttcttttcctatctTGATTATTAAACGCACCTAgacatacatgcatatacatttattttactttctgttaaaTCATGTGAATTTGAataatgctttcttcttcttccctccatgACCTTGAATTCTGTGTATTATGCTATACTTTATTAGAAGATGATCTCATCCTGTCTGATTTATAATATATCAGAGATATCCTGCCTCTACTTTGTTTTACTCTAATCTTAACTTCAATTATTAACCTGTTATTTGTTCCTATGTCTGGTTTTGGTATTACTAGAACTTCTGTATTACACATACttcagctgaaaggaaaaccACCACAAAATGAACATGTAAGGGGATATTCATCCTAATGATTCATTCTATGaacataatttaaaactttttagaacaaaaagcttatttttttcttcttaaaaaacaCCATAAACATGCTTTCAACTTGTATAGTATACTGTAATAATTCTGTGATGCTGGAAAATGTTCTATGCTTAGGCAGACAAAACCCAGTGAAGGGCAAAAGGAATAGGAGACTAATTAGTGGCCTGACAAAGATAAAATAGCTCATGGTCATGATATGACCCGAGGGAGTGAGTCCAGTTGAAGTCAAAGATAATCTTTCCATTGTTTACAATGGTCTTCAAAAAACTCTGAAGTGACTGTGGAAATTCTTTCAGAAAGATGTTCATGTTCAACATTAAAATTGGCTGAATCCTCAAATTCATTAAAAGTGTTAAAATTAGCCCTATCTCCaccttttagaaaagaaacatttttttaggaTATAAAACCCCAATCATTCTTGTTGAAGATTTTGttctttcagcaaatatttttgaaataaaatttagaaaatttcaaacattattttatcCTGCTggctaaaatattttccaataagaaaaaaaaaaataaggttggtttctttttattaGACAAACCAACTGAATATGTTTGGTTAACAGCTTTActgaatgcattaaaatacttctcattaaaaagtaaaagattTTCAGAGAATCTCATTGTATGCACAAGTATTTTCTCTATATATAAAATCCAGAATTTTGAAGACAATGGCTAGCTCAAGACATGTATTAAATAGAAAGACTGAAAAGGGGTAAAAAATGCCTCCTGAAGTTTCAGACAAGATGTtcttcttttgcttgtttgttttagatAAAGGTTACTAAAAATAGCACTTTTGTTCAAAACATCAAGAGCCGTTTCTGACTCCAAAATTTTTCTGGCAAGAGTCCAAAGTAGAAATACAATTACAAAGTGGGTAGAAGAGAAATTCTTTGTGTTAGATAGATATTTGTTCATACTCCTTTTTGTACCTCAGTGGAGGTTGTCTGAGATCACAGTAACTCAAAATGTGCAGACCAGGAAAGGGTAAGACCAGAGCATTTGGAAACATACTAATTTAACGCATTTCCAAAGCACATTCAGCCTGCAGATCAGATTAAAAGACAGAAGGTTGTACCACTGGCTgtttctgtattaattttgtgTCAGTGAATAAAAGTTGTGCATATAATAACTTCCAGCTAGAAGCAaaatttcttctccctttcactGGAGAGATCTGTTGAGGGAAAACTATTCATCATTCACACTTTGAACCCCCTTTAAACATGCTCTGGGACAGCAGCCTAAAGAGTTTAAACTAATGTATTGTATGTAGATGCTGTGTTGCATGAGTGATTGGCTGTCTTACAGATTGCTGCATGGCCATGtgatttataattttattataaatGCAGGAGATTTTTCCTTTACAGTgtagttaattttatttactaatgCTTCTTCTTATGGACATTCtttataaattaataatttgttaACACATAGATTAATTCCCATAAATGACAAATGCCATAAAAAACTCtttcatacacacatacacataattCTGACAGTTGAGTTTCAGAGCTACCAAATACATAAGCCACTTTAGCCAAGATCTATTTTTACCTtcatataaattttattttatcagcTTGGCTCCCCAAAAAAGCAGCCAACTACACTTCAAATGGGCAGGTAGGACTGCACAACCCATATAAAAATAGTCCCTCCTTAACCATCCATTAGTTGAAGATTTAATAAAGGACTCTGCCTTTCACCAGTGTTATGCACATTTTAGTAGTCCGTCAGAGGAAATGTACTGCCGAAAGTTTCACAACATAAATTTTCAGTTCATAAACCATACTTACACTGATTCAAGTCTCCTGAATGAATCATTTTGAACCTATGGAAGTgttgtttcttattttactttcatATCAGTGAGAAAACATGTTAAAACAACCTGCCGTTAGTAGCCAGAAAGACTCCTCCTTGACTTTCCTTTAATTTCTCTGGACTAATACCTggctttccaaaatgaaaataacaatgaTAAAGAACCTCTTTTCCTTGCTCACTTTCCACCCAGGCAGAACTGGTGGAGTCAGTCTAAGAATGTGTGGTTTTTACTTACAGACAAAATCTAACTCTCCTGCTAGTTTCCGAACCCTGGGGTATGTGATTGAAGGAATCAAGAACAAGTTTGCCAGAATTAAGTACAATTGTCAGTGTAACTCCAATTTATGTTATTGGGACatctaaaaagaaagcagaaaatcactcaacaacaacaaaagatgttttctagagtaataataaagaatttgtttgacatgaagaaaacaaacctaGATAATTACTCAGAAATCCAAACCAAGCTCCTGAGTAGAACCtttcaattagaaaaaaagaaggtattaCACAGTATACATGAACTCTAATCTCTATACATGGATGTTGTAATGCCAGACTCAAAGAAAGGATGCTTTCACACATCATAGTATGAGAGATGCTGCCTAATAATGCCAGACAGCACCATCTTCAAGTATCTTACCTCAGGAATCTGTCTTAGCAAGGACCACATGTAATATTCACTGTCACTGACATTCCTAGGAACTATTATCAAGTCAAATGTTCTTGGCTTGCAAAAAGTCCCATAGACATACCAGACTAACATTTGCAGAAGTACCTCCATCTTTGGGGTACCTGTCTGGCCACAGCTTGTTCCTCTAAGTGGAGCAGCCAAGATTTAATGCATGCACCCCCAAAAAATCTAACCAATTTAGACCTCAGATAAAGACTGGAGGCCCTCTTTGTACCACTTGAAGAACATCTACTAAAAGTTTAATAATGACATCTACTAGAAGTTTAATAATCACAAAAACTTAATCTCTAATGAAAGGTTAATGTGTTATGGCAGACTCTTACATGAGGCAAAGTATAATAGGGTTTTGAGGGCAAATCTACTCAGACAGTTTGTCAGCAGCTTGCACTTGGCTTCTGAGGCAACAGGATAATTATCTGAAGAGTGTCAAGTGGGCAGCTGCAACTGATAGAAGAGCCTTTAAATGGTGCAAAGACCCAGGTGACCTGCTGGTCTAGGAATGATAAAATAATCATATTCCATCACTCACTGTAACAAGCTGTTACCAGAGCATTTATTCTAACACTGCTGAAAGCCTATAGAATTAAGGTACAGCTAGGGCATGTTCCAGTGTGTCCGTGACATGCATACATTTTTGCAAGATGAAGCCTTAAATAATACTGTTATTTTAGGACCTCAGAGTGAGACAAAAGATCATCAAAAGATTACCCTTATTCCCATTTAGACCACATCATTGATAAACAAAGCACATTTAGCAAAAGGTGGTAGTAGAACTGCTGTACCCGCACTGACGTAACAACTCCTGCTGTATCCTGCTGTGCTACCGCTACAGCATCCCCGATCCACagcaagagaaacagcagaaaactgcTGTTTGCCTCAGAGGAAAATATCTGATTGTTTTGGTAATATTGCAGCTCCTGCTGACCTTGCTGTGAAGAGGACCAGTATCCTAACCACTCAAGCATGTCTGATACCGTGTCCCTTAAGTGATTATATTACATGGACTGACCAGTTCACACTTACTAGTCCAGTTGGACTGTGATGGTCTTTAAGCAACTGGActtgtatgcaaaaaaaaaactGCATCTGGAAGtggcagagatttttctttttgttaagcATGTTTTTCAGTCCAATCAGACTTAGCATCAAGTTTGGCAAAATTATTTGTTATTACTGATCTTTCTAAAAACCAGGTTTGTGAAAATGATGCCAAATCTAAACTATTTAATCTAGGAAGATGCCAACATCTTACTTAGGTGCCCTTTTAAAGCTGCAGgagtttaaaatacagtatttgataGGAAGACCTTACACAAGTCTGCCTTCACTGTGTTGcatctgaccttttctttttctctgatcttCTGCTTACAGCATTGCACAAATGAAAGGTTTCCTCAGATTGGCCTACATTAGCATAGTCTTCATAGTATTTATCAAAGATAGCTCATAAAGTATAACATTGTCTATGAAGCAGACTCACAAGTACATATCGGGGTCTGTGAGGCATTAATTCATCAGCACTCCAGAGTGGTCAGTTGGCAAAAGTTGGCAAAAGAATATAGATGAACACAAGGAAGCAAAGGGATTTCATAGGAACTGAAATTATGTGCTGATCTAGTTGTAGAAAACTCAGGCAcatgggtttggtggtttttttctttcttgcatccTTCCACTTGCTGGAAGGGCTTAGTGGAGGAGACTGATGCAGGAAATCCTGCTTCACAGTTGGGGCAGAAGTATAACGGGTTGTTGGTACCTTATTTAATATCACAGCAAAGCAGTATTTGGCCAGCAACAAATATAGTACATGATGAAATTTTTCGGATTATTTCCTTTGGGAATAAACAACAGAACTTAACTTTTCAGAGTACCATTTAGATCTGATAACCAATGCATATCTGGTAATATCAGCAAGTGCCTCAGACATGCTGAGAATTTTAAAACCCTGCATGTTTGAATACTATGCATTTAGCAATGAGATATTCAcctcatttctgtcctttttctcaTTTATTGGAACTAATCTCTATATTTTAACAAGCCCTACTTTTAACAGTATTTAAGACTGGATTTTGATAAATTAAAGAACAAGGCCATAACAAGCTCCCCGGGGCTTTGCACTCTGTGTGCTTCAACTTTAGATTCATAATTTGCCTGCATATTTTGTGCTTGATATCATTTGGAGTagtaaaaggaaacatttaagaGCAATGTATTTCCCTTGGATAACCATCTATGATCCCTTTTACAACTACAGGGGAAGGGAACACAACACCTTCACAACATCTCATCCGAACTTCAGTGATGATGACATTATGTCTAAGAGTATTTTTCCCAAGTTCTTCCAAAACCACTTAAAATCTCACACATACTGAGGCCTCCACAATATTTCAGTGAACTGTGCCATGCGTAGTCATTACTCAGCAACAAAAATATAGGTATACAATTTAACTATCACCCAAGGCCTGTTTCAATGTCTTATATTTTGCTTCAAGGCAGAGTAAGCATCAGTTACCTATTCTTCTCAGGTGACATACTTTAATAGCACttcaagagaaagaaattacaagAGGCTAAGCAACACAGTATCTGCCTCAGGTTAGGCCCCCGACTGCTCTGACCTCcaaattgcttttcagaaaatgagCAAGCATACCAACTTTAGACACTACAAGATGGGTGGTCATGACGCAGAATGGCTGAAGAACTTCTGGGAAAAAGTCATCCAAGAGCAAACTAAGCAACGAGAAGATGAAGAGTCTAGGTTAAGTAAAAGCGCCCTGAACAAgtaagtggtatttttttcttttgcacaagaCAGCAAGGCATGTCATCACGTGCTTTAAAATAAGGTAACCCATTATTGTACTGCTTTATTCATAGCACAGATTGTGTTCTGGATCTTTGGCACTTTTCCTCTCACAGCTGCTTGTCTCATATTTCCATGGCTCTTCTGCATGGAAACTCAGACACCCCTCTCTCCTGAACCTCATGAGCATTCTTCAAAGGCCTCGGAGTGTAGCCacataaaaataaagcactttggCACTATGGCTTGTGACAGACAGAAAATATCAGGATTTTTACCTGGAACTGGTACAgctacacagaaaaataaaatagtattacaTTAAAGAGATAGGCAAACCACTCATTTAATGTGTAGCATAAACAAAACCATACCATCTTTATCATCTTCAACAGCCCTTTGCATCATATAAGCCAAAAGGTAGGAACAGTACAATAAGATTTTCCTGCCCCATGAAACACATTTCTTAAGCATTCCTGATAtacaacagataaaaaaaaaggctattcaatttttttttttttttccaaaacagtgtaaaaaaacAGGCACCACCTAGAAAGAGCTGTGACTGTGGTATAGATACTCTGCACAAGTGTGGTAGACTGCTTCAAATACTTGCTCACCCTGTTGCACCTCAGGAGTTTGAACCAGGGTCTCCCACACACTAAGTGAATCCCCTGACTAATAACAGATGGAGAGAGAGGATAAGAAATACTTGTGCCTCTCGTGTTTTTCTGATGGGCGTTCCTCCTGAAGTTGACAAAGGTTTTCTTGCACACTTTCCTCAAAACTGGATCATTCACATAAATTAGTTTGACTCCAACAAGCTGGAATGTGCTGGTAAAgggctgtttctttttaaaacgtTCTGGGTAATCTAACCGTCATGCCCAAGGACGGTGTGCCctttattgtcattttaaacaTGAGGAAATCAAGACCTGGGCAGGCCTTGTGTCCCAGCAGAGTCAGATGTAGAATCCTGCTCCCAGTATCCTACTCTGGCTAGTCAGTAATATTCCCAAATCACCAAGCTGGTGGAGAGAAAATGTGTAATAAAACCCAGGAAACTGTTCAGCTGCACTGGAAACCTTTGTCACTCTAGCTTCACAAAAAACTACCACAAGAAGACATTGCAAACCAATTGCAATTAGGGGTGTAGATAAGATTTGTAACTTCACAAAgttaaaaatgctaaaagctTTTATAAGTTCTTCcctgaatagaaaaaaattgcagcaaaagAACTTTGAATATGTCTTAACTTACATATTCAGTATGTCTTAACTGACTGGTCACAACTGAAACAGACCCAAGCAAGTTCCTTTAAGGTCACTTGACCAAAGCCCAAGTTGTTCACAAAGTGTTCTCTAATTTGAAAAACAATATACTTTCAGGAGGTAATAAACATTGTCATTACAAAATCTACAGGTCCACTACCTCATGTAAGTGACACCTGGGAGAATTAGATGGCTCTAAGTATAGGCGAATGCTCCCTCTGTGACACCCAGGACACTAGCTGACAAGGAACACCAGTGCTTTCAATGGCAAATTTTTACTAACTAATTGCACCAATTTTTTGAGGCTTAACTATACACACAAGAGAATAGTGAAGCCAAGACAGGGTAGACCAAATGAGACAATTTTAAAACACAATCTGAAATCAAACTCGGAAGCCAAACCAGCACAAGAACCCATGTGAAACAGCTACTGCTAAGTTATTCTCAGATTAAATCATTGGCTGCTCTTCTTTTTAACACAccaaatgtaatataaaaatcCATATATTCCATGATGCATTTGGCATTACCATATGATATCTAATCCTATAGCATTGCTGGGTCAGGTGTTTCATAACaccattttctttggaaaatgacCCAGGCAAAAATATCTTGCAGTGGTCCCTAATGATCTTCTCTTTTGTCTGTACTATACTTGCATCTTGAAGCTATGTGGCTCCTCTCGTATGTGACATCAATTCCTTTCATTAAACACATACAAGGTCTGCAGAGATTTAGGGTACAAAAtggttactttatttttctttttttttcttcagagtaaACCAAAATGGACATATTTA is from Harpia harpyja isolate bHarHar1 chromosome Z, bHarHar1 primary haplotype, whole genome shotgun sequence and encodes:
- the LOC128137072 gene encoding protein FAM240B-like, with the protein product MSKHTNFRHYKMGGHDAEWLKNFWEKVIQEQTKQREDEESRLSKSALNKLRYEWTLRLEGRARQVQAHAKTQKEQMTLLSIETLPSPDKTVA